A part of Chroococcidiopsis sp. TS-821 genomic DNA contains:
- the sds gene encoding solanesyl diphosphate synthase has translation MTSATFLFSPVEADLQILSENLIQLVGTRHPKLFAAAKHLFGAGGKRLRPAIVLLVSRATMLDEDITLRHRRLAEITEMIHTASLIHDDVVDESAMRRGVPTIHSLFGNGVAVLAGDFFFAQSSWYLANLDNLEVVKLLSEVIMDFAAGEIQQGDTLFNTSLSIEAYLKKSYYKTATLFANSCKAAGILSGVSNEVAEHLYNYGRDIGLAFQIVDDIFDFTGSTDVLGKPAGSDLKSGNLTAPVIFALAEKPYLEVLIEREFAQEGDLEHAIALIRDSKGIEQARELAAQHATQAVEHLHILPPSESRQALMNMADYVLNRLY, from the coding sequence ATGACCTCAGCCACCTTCCTTTTCTCCCCAGTTGAAGCAGACCTACAGATACTGTCAGAAAACTTGATTCAGTTAGTAGGTACGCGCCATCCCAAACTCTTCGCAGCGGCAAAGCACTTATTCGGAGCCGGAGGAAAACGGCTGCGCCCAGCAATTGTGCTACTTGTATCGCGAGCAACAATGTTGGATGAAGATATTACGCTGCGTCACCGTCGCTTAGCTGAAATCACAGAAATGATTCATACCGCGAGTCTCATTCATGATGATGTGGTAGATGAATCCGCAATGCGGCGAGGTGTTCCCACAATTCACAGCCTATTTGGTAATGGTGTCGCTGTACTAGCAGGAGATTTCTTTTTCGCTCAATCCTCTTGGTATTTGGCTAACTTAGACAATCTAGAAGTAGTCAAGCTCTTATCAGAAGTCATTATGGATTTTGCAGCTGGAGAAATCCAGCAAGGCGATACTTTATTTAATACAAGTTTGTCTATCGAAGCTTACTTGAAAAAGAGCTACTACAAAACAGCAACTTTGTTCGCGAATAGCTGTAAAGCTGCAGGTATACTCAGTGGCGTATCAAACGAAGTTGCAGAGCATTTGTATAATTACGGGCGCGACATTGGTTTAGCATTTCAGATTGTCGATGACATTTTTGACTTTACTGGCTCAACCGATGTCTTAGGTAAACCTGCTGGTTCGGACCTCAAAAGTGGCAATCTAACTGCGCCAGTCATATTTGCTTTGGCAGAAAAACCATATTTAGAAGTCTTAATTGAACGAGAATTTGCACAAGAAGGCGATTTAGAACACGCGATCGCACTCATTCGAGACAGTAAAGGTATCGAGCAAGCACGGGAATTAGCCGCACAACACGCAACTCAAGCCGTTGAGCATCTCCATATTCTCCCACCTTCTGAATCGCGCCAAGCTCTAATGAATATGGCTGATTACGTTCTCAATCGGCTGTATTAG
- a CDS encoding DUF3488 and DUF4129 domain-containing transglutaminase family protein, translated as MTKSSRMRQRNRIKASLALSGWNRWRQSRTIEVTEVEESRLLRSLVQALVIVGIIATDVAAETQFSLWAVPLSIVGAFWSWYRRHDRNISTKFCIAIAMCYALAAFFGRLLGELNDTRVLLAELLIQLQVCHSFDLPRRKDLGYSIVVGLILLAVAGTLSQTLAFAPMLLLFLAIALPVLVLDYRSRLGIEERGAKNNGQEVKKFSFVTFKSTGILFLVTLGLGLTVFAVLPRFPGYQLRTFPVSAPIDIQENFDGRSIVNPGYVREGSGRGTNGGSGSDAQGGTSVDETFYYGFNSEINQNLRGEMKPKVVMRVRSQVEGFWRVLGFDRYTGQGWEISRNEQVVNLKRPTWSYQIFLSPPAIALSTREVVQTYTVVSELPNLIPALAYPKQIFFPAPEIAVDPEGGLRSPVGLSKDLTYTVISQIPYRDRTLLGQASTNYPKNIRNYYLQIPPEIAAQVRQLTQEILANYNQQRVGQSEKALTSPYEQALYLAQYLKQNYTIPENPLALPYLAENEDLVTAFLFKHKGGYPDHFSTVLTIMLRSIGIPARLTVGFSPGEFNPFTGLYIVRNTDAYALTEVYFPEYGWFAFDPIPGHPLIPPSVEEAQTFSVLQKFWQWVAGWLPSPVSGFLNTLFAIVLDGITAAIAWFIALFSQGWFGILTALIVATGISFLIWLGLQQWQIWRRQRTLAKLHPIERLYQQMLDWTATQGLRKHAAQTPLEYAQISHQHYPTSVAKVIEEICQAYMSWRYGGQLPDVEELTMQWHTLKKYQLSDKKIFRA; from the coding sequence ATGACAAAATCTTCCAGAATGCGACAGCGAAATCGAATAAAAGCATCGCTTGCGCTATCTGGTTGGAATCGGTGGCGACAGTCTAGAACAATAGAAGTCACTGAAGTAGAAGAATCGCGACTGCTACGATCGCTTGTTCAAGCATTAGTTATCGTTGGAATTATCGCAACCGATGTCGCAGCAGAAACGCAGTTTAGCTTGTGGGCGGTACCTTTAAGTATTGTTGGGGCTTTTTGGAGTTGGTATCGCCGTCACGATCGCAACATTTCAACTAAGTTTTGTATTGCGATCGCGATGTGTTATGCACTCGCCGCATTTTTTGGGCGCTTGCTGGGGGAATTAAACGATACCAGGGTTCTTCTCGCCGAACTTTTGATTCAACTTCAAGTTTGTCACAGCTTTGATTTACCCCGTCGCAAAGATTTAGGCTATTCCATCGTTGTCGGGTTAATTTTACTCGCGGTTGCAGGAACTCTTAGTCAGACTTTAGCGTTTGCACCGATGTTATTACTCTTTTTAGCGATCGCTTTACCCGTATTAGTCCTAGATTATCGTTCGCGACTGGGAATTGAAGAGCGAGGGGCGAAGAACAACGGACAAGAAGTCAAAAAATTTTCCTTCGTTACGTTCAAAAGTACAGGAATACTATTTTTAGTAACTCTCGGGCTAGGATTAACCGTTTTTGCAGTTTTACCTCGGTTTCCAGGTTATCAGCTACGGACATTTCCCGTAAGTGCACCGATTGATATTCAAGAAAACTTTGATGGGCGCAGTATTGTCAACCCAGGTTACGTGCGCGAGGGAAGCGGTAGAGGAACAAATGGCGGTAGTGGTAGCGACGCCCAAGGGGGAACAAGTGTAGACGAAACTTTTTACTACGGGTTTAATAGCGAAATTAATCAAAATTTACGCGGCGAGATGAAACCCAAAGTTGTCATGCGAGTGCGATCGCAAGTCGAGGGATTTTGGCGCGTCTTGGGATTTGACCGCTACACCGGTCAAGGTTGGGAAATTTCGCGTAACGAACAAGTCGTCAACCTCAAGCGTCCAACTTGGTCGTATCAAATATTTTTATCACCACCTGCGATCGCGCTTTCGACGCGAGAAGTTGTCCAAACGTATACAGTCGTTTCTGAATTACCTAATTTAATTCCAGCGTTAGCTTATCCCAAACAGATATTCTTTCCCGCACCGGAAATTGCAGTCGATCCAGAAGGCGGTTTGCGATCGCCTGTGGGGTTATCCAAAGATCTCACCTATACTGTGATTTCGCAAATTCCTTACCGCGATCGCACTTTATTAGGACAAGCCTCAACGAATTACCCGAAAAATATCCGCAATTATTATTTACAAATTCCGCCAGAAATCGCCGCACAAGTAAGGCAACTCACTCAAGAAATCTTAGCAAACTACAACCAACAACGCGTCGGACAGTCAGAAAAAGCACTCACATCGCCTTACGAGCAAGCTTTATACCTCGCGCAGTACCTCAAGCAAAACTATACTATCCCAGAAAATCCCTTAGCTCTTCCTTATCTTGCAGAAAATGAAGATTTAGTCACAGCTTTTCTCTTTAAACACAAAGGTGGTTATCCCGATCACTTTTCTACAGTATTAACAATTATGCTGCGTTCGATTGGGATTCCGGCGCGGTTAACAGTCGGCTTTAGTCCTGGAGAATTCAATCCGTTTACAGGTTTATACATTGTACGTAATACAGATGCGTATGCGCTGACTGAAGTGTATTTTCCAGAATACGGCTGGTTTGCTTTCGATCCAATTCCAGGACACCCCTTAATTCCGCCTTCCGTCGAAGAGGCGCAAACGTTTAGTGTTTTACAAAAATTTTGGCAATGGGTTGCTGGGTGGTTACCTAGCCCTGTATCTGGTTTTCTGAATACGCTGTTTGCGATAGTGTTGGATGGAATAACTGCAGCAATTGCTTGGTTTATTGCGCTTTTTTCTCAAGGTTGGTTTGGTATTTTAACGGCGTTAATTGTTGCTACTGGAATCAGTTTCTTAATTTGGCTAGGTTTACAACAATGGCAAATTTGGCGCAGACAACGAACTTTAGCCAAACTACATCCTATTGAGAGATTGTACCAACAAATGCTTGATTGGACAGCAACACAAGGATTGCGCAAACACGCTGCCCAAACACCGCTAGAATATGCGCAAATATCGCATCAGCATTATCCTACAAGCGTTGCTAAAGTCATTGAAGAAATTTGCCAAGCTTACATGAGTTGGCGTTATGGCGGACAATTACCTGATGTCGAAGAATTAACAATGCAATGGCACACTTTGAAAAAATATCAATTATCCGATAAAAAAATCTTCCGTGCATAG
- a CDS encoding calcium-binding protein, translating into MAIIKGTAGNDNLKGGSNNDKLYGYEGNDTLNGGAGIDTLIGGTGSDVYIVDTTTDVIIEYSGGGAHDTVRSSVSYKLGAYLNDLVLTGSSNINGTGNELDNIITGNSGRNVLRGLAGNDKLDGSNDKRSDTLYGGVGDDTLKGGSKDKLYGGAGNDRLIGDHAGSFAMPGETIYMDGGDGNDYLYVNNGAEMYGGRGNDTITGGTSVDIDGGDGDDLLDGDESTIYGGKGNDTITGNYSSLYGGDGDDVLSGIAGMEGGQGNDTLTGGDWDSGFIFSKPTDGIDTITNFAADKGHTIYVSASGFGGGLVEGELLSGQLKFGTSATEVDDRFIYDTSSGALYFDVDGIGASQQVQLAILVGAPDLTSSSIYVNS; encoded by the coding sequence ATGGCAATAATTAAGGGAACTGCTGGTAACGACAATTTAAAAGGTGGTTCAAACAACGATAAGCTCTACGGTTATGAAGGTAACGATACCTTGAATGGCGGTGCAGGAATCGATACTTTAATTGGTGGTACAGGCAGCGACGTTTATATTGTAGACACAACTACTGATGTCATTATTGAATATTCCGGTGGCGGTGCCCACGATACAGTGCGATCTTCTGTAAGCTACAAACTGGGCGCTTATCTGAATGATTTGGTACTAACTGGTAGCAGCAATATTAATGGCACCGGTAATGAACTAGACAATATTATTACTGGCAATAGCGGTAGAAATGTCTTAAGAGGTCTTGCTGGTAACGATAAGCTCGACGGTAGTAATGACAAGCGCAGCGATACACTTTATGGCGGAGTTGGTGACGACACGCTTAAGGGTGGTAGCAAAGATAAACTTTACGGAGGTGCTGGAAACGATCGCTTAATTGGAGACCACGCAGGCTCTTTCGCAATGCCAGGCGAGACAATATACATGGATGGTGGTGACGGCAATGACTACCTGTATGTTAATAATGGCGCTGAAATGTATGGTGGTAGAGGTAACGACACAATCACTGGCGGTACTTCAGTGGACATTGATGGTGGTGATGGCGACGATTTACTCGATGGTGATGAAAGTACAATCTACGGTGGTAAAGGCAACGATACTATAACAGGTAATTACAGTAGTCTTTATGGTGGCGATGGTGATGATGTTTTAAGTGGAATTGCTGGAATGGAAGGTGGTCAGGGAAACGATACCCTGACTGGAGGAGATTGGGATAGCGGCTTTATTTTCAGTAAACCGACTGATGGAATAGATACAATTACCAACTTTGCAGCAGATAAAGGTCACACAATTTATGTTTCTGCAAGTGGTTTTGGCGGTGGGCTTGTAGAGGGAGAATTGTTATCAGGACAGCTAAAATTTGGGACTTCAGCAACCGAAGTGGACGATCGCTTTATTTACGATACATCTTCTGGCGCGTTGTATTTTGATGTTGATGGTATAGGAGCTAGTCAGCAAGTCCAGTTAGCAATTTTAGTTGGTGCTCCTGACTTAACATCTAGTAGTATTTACGTTAATAGCTGA